From a single Scylla paramamosain isolate STU-SP2022 unplaced genomic scaffold, ASM3559412v1 Contig104, whole genome shotgun sequence genomic region:
- the LOC135099105 gene encoding uncharacterized protein LOC135099105, with product MKKKKRVEQSTQTENLMKEAEAQTTKTEERKDQQEVVEVARTDRRPRKKRMVIKKAPLRVIGDSMVRKTPDFVRREIECTSMGGAKIQDVKRKVKEEVQEMEERSLLVVQGGGNNLVEASAEDTVKEVIEAVRAAEEKMCVAVVGVLQRPREGVQHERVRRETNRKICMELMKVKMEWMTEKKGNVSFLDMDGILDQDKFFGRDGVHLNHNVNERLGRRLAEWMRARQVCCVDDA from the coding sequence atgaagaaaaagaagagagtggagcagagcacccagacagaaaacctgatgaaagaggcagaagcacagacgacgaagactgaagaaagaaaagaccagcaagaagtggtggaagtggccagaacagacagacgcccaaggaagaagagaatggtaatcaagaaagccccactacgtgtcattggagacagcatggtaaggaagactcccgactttgtgagaagggaaattgagtgcaccagcatgggaggtgctaagattcaagacgtcaagaggaaagtcaaggaagaagtgcaagaaatggaagagagaagcctgctagttgtccaaggaggaggcaacaacttagtagaggcaagtgctgaagacacagtaaaggaagtgatagaagcagtgagggcagcagaagagaagatgtgtgtggctgtggtgggggtcctgcagcgcccacgggaaggagtgcagcATGAGAGggtcagaagagaaacgaaccgcaagatatgcatggaactcatgaaggtcaagatggaatggatgacagagaagaagggcaacgtgagcttcctggacatggatgggatccttgaccaggacaaattcttcgggagagacggggtccacctcaaccacaacgtgaatgagaggctaggacgtcgactggccgagtggatgagggcgaggcaggtgtgttgtgtggacgacgcatga